The Burkholderia mayonis genome window below encodes:
- the fabG gene encoding 3-oxoacyl-ACP reductase FabG, producing the protein MDKTLDKQVAIVTGASRGIGRAIALELARRGATVIGTATTEAGAEGISAAFKEAGLEGRGAVLNVNDASAVDTLVESTLKEFGALNVLVNNAGITQDQLAMRMKDDEWDAVIDTNLKAVFRLSRAVLRPMMKARGGRIVNITSVVGSAGNPGQINYAAAKAGVAGMTRALAREIGSRGVTVNCVAPGFIDTDMTKVLPEEQQTALKTQIPLGRLGSPEDIAHAVAFLASPQAGYITGTTLHVNGGMYMS; encoded by the coding sequence ATGGACAAGACTCTCGACAAACAAGTCGCGATCGTCACCGGCGCGTCGCGCGGGATCGGTCGCGCGATCGCGCTCGAGCTCGCACGTCGCGGCGCGACGGTGATCGGCACCGCGACGACCGAAGCCGGTGCCGAGGGCATCTCCGCCGCATTCAAGGAAGCCGGGCTCGAAGGCCGCGGCGCCGTGCTGAACGTCAACGACGCGTCGGCGGTGGACACGCTCGTCGAATCGACGCTCAAGGAGTTCGGTGCGCTGAACGTGCTCGTCAACAACGCCGGCATCACGCAGGATCAGCTCGCGATGCGGATGAAGGACGACGAGTGGGATGCCGTGATCGACACGAACCTGAAGGCGGTGTTCCGTCTGTCGCGTGCGGTGCTGCGCCCGATGATGAAGGCGCGCGGCGGACGCATCGTCAACATCACGTCGGTGGTCGGCTCCGCGGGCAATCCGGGGCAGATCAACTACGCGGCGGCGAAGGCGGGCGTGGCGGGGATGACGCGTGCGCTCGCGCGCGAGATCGGCAGTCGTGGCGTCACCGTGAACTGCGTCGCGCCGGGCTTCATCGACACCGACATGACGAAGGTGCTGCCGGAAGAGCAGCAGACCGCGCTGAAGACGCAGATCCCGCTCGGCCGCCTCGGCAGCCCGGAGGACATTGCACACGCGGTCGCGTTCCTCGCGTCGCCGCAGGCCGGCTACATCACGGGTACGACGCTGCACGTGAACGGCGGCATGTACATGTCGTAA
- the acpP gene encoding acyl carrier protein — protein sequence MDNIEQRVKKIVAEQLGVAEAEIKNEASFVNDLGADSLDTVELVMALEDEFGMEIPDEEAEKITTVQQAIDYARANVKA from the coding sequence ATGGACAACATCGAACAACGCGTCAAGAAGATCGTCGCCGAACAACTGGGCGTCGCCGAAGCTGAAATCAAGAACGAAGCGTCGTTCGTGAACGACCTCGGCGCAGATTCGCTCGACACGGTCGAGCTGGTGATGGCGCTCGAAGACGAGTTCGGCATGGAAATCCCGGATGAAGAAGCCGAGAAGATCACGACCGTTCAGCAAGCAATCGACTACGCTCGCGCGAACGTCAAGGCGTAA
- the rpoE gene encoding RNA polymerase sigma factor RpoE — MSEKEIDQVLVERVQNGDKAAFELLVAKYHRKIIRLISRLVRDPAEVEDVAQDAFIKAYRALPQFRGESAFYTWLYRIAVNTAKNYLATQGRRAPTSTDADAEEAETFSDADQLRDINTPESMLMSKQIAQTVNAAMALLPEELRTAITLREIEGLSYEEIAEMMGCPIGTVRSRIFRAREAIAAKLRPLLDTPEGKRW, encoded by the coding sequence GTGAGTGAAAAAGAAATCGATCAGGTACTGGTCGAACGCGTACAGAATGGCGACAAGGCGGCGTTCGAACTCCTGGTCGCCAAATACCACCGCAAGATCATCAGGCTGATCTCGCGTCTCGTGCGAGATCCCGCGGAGGTCGAGGACGTGGCCCAGGACGCGTTCATCAAGGCGTATCGCGCGTTGCCGCAGTTTCGCGGCGAGTCGGCGTTCTACACGTGGTTGTACCGGATTGCCGTCAATACGGCGAAGAACTACCTTGCGACCCAGGGCCGCCGGGCGCCCACGTCCACCGACGCGGATGCCGAAGAGGCTGAAACTTTCTCCGACGCCGACCAACTAAGGGATATCAACACGCCGGAATCGATGTTGATGAGCAAGCAGATCGCCCAAACGGTCAACGCCGCGATGGCGTTGCTGCCGGAGGAACTGCGAACGGCCATCACGCTGCGCGAGATCGAAGGTTTGAGCTACGAGGAGATCGCGGAGATGATGGGATGCCCGATCGGCACCGTCCGCTCGCGAATCTTTCGTGCCCGCGAGGCGATCGCGGCAAAATTGCGGCCGCTGCTCGATACGCCGGAGGGTAAGCGCTGGTAA
- a CDS encoding sigma-E factor negative regulatory protein: MGSVSTQSQACSQRERVSALVDGEAPEGLSLKQILAGLGDAERATWAHYHVIGDALRSDELAFEPAESGAFMARLSASLAAEPHLLAPAAAPVARRLLALRRRAVPAFAVAAAAATLTWIVVPQMQGVGAPGGVQVASVSPAQQGALQRVTAAQPSAQPALQDANIIRDASLDQYLEAHQQFAQQPVVTGSMPVIRTAVTTQGQ, translated from the coding sequence ATGGGGTCGGTCTCTACGCAGTCGCAGGCGTGCTCGCAACGCGAGCGCGTGTCCGCTCTGGTCGACGGCGAAGCGCCTGAAGGCCTTTCGCTGAAACAGATTCTCGCGGGGCTGGGCGACGCCGAGCGCGCGACGTGGGCGCATTATCACGTGATCGGCGATGCGCTGCGATCCGACGAACTCGCGTTCGAGCCCGCCGAGAGCGGCGCGTTCATGGCCCGCCTCTCGGCGAGCCTCGCGGCCGAGCCGCATCTGCTCGCGCCCGCCGCCGCGCCTGTCGCGCGCCGGCTGCTGGCGCTGCGCCGCCGAGCCGTGCCCGCGTTCGCGGTCGCGGCCGCCGCGGCGACACTGACTTGGATCGTCGTGCCGCAGATGCAGGGCGTCGGCGCGCCGGGCGGCGTCCAGGTCGCGTCGGTGAGCCCCGCGCAGCAAGGCGCGCTGCAACGCGTGACGGCCGCCCAGCCGAGCGCGCAGCCCGCGCTGCAGGACGCAAACATCATTCGCGACGCGAGCCTCGATCAATATCTCGAAGCGCATCAACAGTTCGCGCAGCAGCCCGTCGTGACGGGTTCGATGCCGGTCATTCGCACAGCCGTCACCACGCAAGGCCAATAA
- the lepA gene encoding translation elongation factor 4: MDHIRNFSIIAHIDHGKSTLADRIIQLCGGLSDREMEAQVLDSMDLERERGITIKAQTAALTYRARDGKVYNLNLIDTPGHVDFSYEVSRSLSACEGALLVVDASQGVEAQTVANCYTAIELGVEVVPVLNKIDLPAANPESAIGEIEDVIGIDATDAVRCSAKTGLGVEDVLESLIAKVPPPKGDADAPLQALVIDSWFDNYVGVVMLVRIVNGTLRPKDKIKMMATGAQYPVEHVGVFTPKSRDLDSLSAGQVGFIIAGIKELTAAKVGDTVTLANKPAPEPLPGFKEVKPQVFAGLYPVEANQYDALRESLEKLKLNDASLQYEPEVSQALGFGFRCGFLGLLHMEIVQERLEREFDMDLITTAPTVVYEVVQSDGSTIMVENPAKMPEPARIMEIREPIVTVNLYMPQDYVGSVITLCTQKRGSQINMQYHGRQVQLTYEIPMAEIVLDFFDRLKSVSRGYASMDYEFKEYRASDVVKVDMLINGDKVDALSVIVHRSQSQYRGREVAAKMREIIPRQMYDVAIQAAIGAHIIARENIKALRKNVLAKCYGGDITRKKKLLEKQKEGKKRMKQVGSVEIPQEAFLAILRVEDK; encoded by the coding sequence ATGGATCATATTCGCAATTTCTCGATCATCGCGCACATCGACCACGGCAAGTCGACGCTCGCGGATCGCATCATCCAGCTTTGCGGCGGCTTGTCCGACCGCGAGATGGAAGCGCAGGTGCTCGACTCGATGGATCTCGAGCGCGAGCGCGGCATCACGATCAAGGCGCAGACCGCCGCGCTCACGTATCGCGCGCGCGACGGCAAGGTCTACAATCTGAACCTCATCGACACGCCGGGGCACGTCGACTTCTCGTACGAGGTGAGCCGCTCGCTGTCCGCGTGCGAGGGCGCGCTTCTTGTCGTCGACGCGAGCCAGGGCGTCGAGGCGCAGACGGTCGCGAACTGCTACACGGCGATCGAGCTCGGCGTCGAAGTGGTGCCCGTGCTCAACAAGATCGACCTGCCCGCCGCGAACCCGGAGAGTGCGATCGGGGAGATCGAGGACGTGATCGGCATCGACGCGACCGACGCGGTGCGCTGCAGCGCGAAGACGGGCCTGGGTGTCGAGGACGTGCTCGAGTCGCTGATCGCGAAGGTGCCGCCGCCGAAAGGCGACGCCGACGCGCCGCTGCAGGCGCTCGTCATCGATTCGTGGTTCGACAACTACGTCGGCGTCGTGATGCTCGTGCGGATCGTCAACGGCACGCTGCGTCCGAAGGACAAGATCAAGATGATGGCGACGGGCGCGCAGTATCCCGTCGAGCACGTCGGCGTGTTCACGCCGAAATCGCGCGATCTCGACTCGCTGTCAGCGGGGCAGGTGGGCTTCATCATCGCCGGCATCAAGGAGCTGACGGCCGCAAAGGTGGGCGACACCGTCACGCTTGCGAACAAGCCGGCTCCGGAACCGCTGCCGGGCTTCAAGGAGGTGAAGCCGCAGGTGTTCGCGGGCTTGTATCCCGTCGAGGCGAACCAGTACGACGCGCTGCGCGAGTCGCTCGAGAAGCTGAAGCTCAACGACGCGTCGCTGCAGTACGAGCCGGAAGTGTCGCAGGCGCTCGGCTTCGGCTTTCGCTGCGGCTTCCTCGGCCTCTTGCACATGGAAATCGTGCAGGAGCGGCTCGAGCGCGAGTTCGACATGGATCTCATCACGACCGCGCCGACGGTCGTCTACGAGGTCGTGCAAAGCGACGGCTCGACGATCATGGTAGAAAACCCGGCGAAGATGCCGGAGCCCGCGAGGATCATGGAAATCCGCGAGCCGATCGTCACCGTGAATCTCTACATGCCGCAGGACTACGTCGGCTCGGTGATCACGCTGTGCACGCAAAAGCGCGGCTCGCAGATCAACATGCAGTATCACGGCCGCCAAGTGCAGCTCACGTACGAGATCCCGATGGCCGAGATCGTGCTCGATTTCTTCGACCGCCTGAAGTCGGTGTCGCGCGGCTATGCGTCGATGGACTACGAGTTCAAGGAATACCGCGCGTCCGACGTCGTGAAGGTCGACATGCTGATCAACGGCGACAAGGTCGACGCGCTGTCGGTGATCGTGCATCGCTCGCAGTCGCAGTATCGCGGCCGCGAGGTCGCGGCGAAGATGCGCGAGATCATCCCGCGCCAGATGTACGACGTCGCGATCCAGGCAGCGATCGGTGCGCACATCATCGCGCGCGAGAACATCAAGGCGCTGCGCAAGAACGTGCTCGCGAAGTGCTACGGCGGCGACATCACGCGCAAGAAGAAACTGCTCGAAAAGCAGAAAGAAGGTAAGAAACGAATGAAGCAGGTGGGTTCGGTCGAGATCCCGCAGGAGGCGTTCCTGGCGATCTTGCGAGTCGAAGACAAATAA
- the fabF gene encoding beta-ketoacyl-ACP synthase II, with the protein MSRRRVVVTGLGLISPVGNNVADGWANLVAGKSGIVNITKFDATNFSTRFAGEVKGFNVEDYIPAKEARHMDTFIHYGIAAGMQAMQDSGFEVTDENAERVGVVVGSGIGGLPMIEVTQTELLNRGPRRISPFFVPASIINMISGHLSIKFGIKGPNLAIVTACTTGLHCIGEAARLIEYGDADVMIAGGAEATVSPLGIGGFAAARALSQRNDDPETASRPWDKDRDGFVLGEGAGVMVLEEYEHAKARGAKIYAEVAGYGMSGDAHHMTAPLEDGDGARRCMLAALRNAGIGAEQVSYLNAHGTSTPLGDVAETVAIKRAFGDHAKRIVVNSTKSMTGHLLGGSGGLESVFTALAVHNQVSPPTMNIFNQDPECDLDYCANEAREMKIDVALKNSFGFGGTNGTLVFKRV; encoded by the coding sequence GTGAGCCGCCGTCGTGTTGTTGTTACAGGCCTTGGGCTGATTTCGCCTGTTGGCAATAATGTTGCCGACGGCTGGGCCAATCTCGTGGCCGGCAAGTCCGGCATCGTCAATATCACGAAGTTCGACGCGACGAACTTCTCGACCCGCTTCGCAGGCGAGGTGAAGGGCTTCAACGTCGAGGACTACATCCCGGCGAAGGAAGCGCGCCACATGGATACGTTCATCCATTACGGGATCGCGGCCGGCATGCAGGCAATGCAGGACAGCGGCTTCGAGGTCACCGACGAGAACGCGGAGCGCGTCGGCGTCGTCGTCGGCTCGGGCATCGGCGGGCTGCCGATGATCGAAGTCACGCAGACCGAGCTGCTCAACCGCGGCCCGCGCCGGATCTCGCCGTTCTTTGTGCCGGCGTCGATCATCAACATGATCTCGGGTCACCTGTCGATCAAGTTCGGCATCAAGGGACCGAATCTCGCGATCGTCACCGCGTGCACGACCGGTCTGCACTGCATCGGCGAGGCGGCGCGCCTCATCGAGTACGGCGACGCCGACGTGATGATCGCGGGCGGTGCGGAAGCGACCGTGTCGCCGCTCGGCATCGGCGGCTTCGCGGCCGCGCGGGCGCTGTCACAGCGCAACGACGATCCGGAGACGGCGAGCCGCCCGTGGGACAAGGACCGCGACGGCTTCGTGCTAGGCGAAGGTGCAGGCGTTATGGTGCTCGAGGAGTATGAGCACGCGAAGGCGCGCGGCGCGAAGATTTACGCCGAGGTCGCGGGCTACGGGATGAGCGGCGACGCCCATCACATGACCGCACCGCTCGAAGACGGCGACGGCGCCCGCCGCTGCATGCTGGCCGCGCTGCGCAACGCCGGCATCGGCGCCGAGCAGGTGAGCTATCTGAACGCGCACGGCACGTCAACGCCGCTCGGCGACGTTGCCGAAACCGTCGCGATCAAGCGTGCGTTCGGTGATCACGCGAAGCGCATCGTCGTCAACTCGACCAAGTCGATGACGGGCCACCTGCTCGGCGGTTCGGGCGGGCTGGAATCGGTGTTCACGGCGCTCGCCGTCCATAACCAGGTGTCGCCGCCGACGATGAACATCTTCAACCAGGACCCCGAGTGCGATCTCGACTATTGCGCGAACGAAGCGCGCGAAATGAAGATCGACGTCGCGCTGAAGAACTCCTTCGGCTTCGGCGGGACTAACGGCACGCTGGTCTTCAAGCGCGTCTGA
- a CDS encoding glutaredoxin family protein, which translates to MSSTARFTLYGRGWCHLCDDMRDALAPVAAECSAGVDYVDIDADPALVARYDEDVPVLLLDGVEVCRHRFDDARVRAALAWRGR; encoded by the coding sequence GTGAGCTCCACCGCGCGCTTCACGCTGTACGGCCGCGGCTGGTGCCATTTGTGCGACGACATGCGCGACGCGCTCGCGCCCGTCGCGGCCGAATGCTCGGCAGGCGTCGACTACGTCGACATCGACGCGGATCCGGCGCTCGTCGCGCGCTATGACGAGGACGTGCCGGTGCTGCTGCTCGACGGCGTCGAGGTGTGCCGGCATCGCTTCGACGATGCTCGGGTCAGGGCGGCGCTCGCGTGGCGTGGGCGCTGA
- the fabD gene encoding ACP S-malonyltransferase, with protein sequence MKFAFVFPGQGSQSVGMLNAFADVAVVRETLDEASDALGQDIGRLIADGPADELNLTTNTQPVMLTAAYACYRAWQHAGGERPSIVAGHSLGEYTALVAAGAIAFRDALPLVRFRAQAMQTAVPVGEGGMAAILGLDDDTVRAVCAEASAAGVVEAVNFNAPAQVVIAGTKVGIEKACEIAKAKGAKRALPLQVSAPFHSSLLKPASDKLREYLANVDVKAPQIPVVNNIDVAVASDPAAIKDALVRQAAGPVRWVECVQHIAGQGVTHVIECGPGKVLAGLTKRIDANLVGASVFDPASLDEALKLVAA encoded by the coding sequence ATGAAATTTGCATTCGTTTTTCCGGGCCAGGGCTCGCAATCGGTCGGCATGCTCAATGCATTCGCCGACGTCGCCGTCGTGCGCGAGACGCTCGACGAAGCGTCCGACGCGCTGGGTCAGGACATCGGCAGGCTGATCGCCGACGGCCCGGCTGACGAACTCAATCTGACGACGAATACGCAACCCGTGATGCTGACGGCCGCGTATGCGTGCTACCGCGCGTGGCAGCATGCAGGCGGCGAGCGGCCGTCGATCGTCGCCGGCCACAGCCTCGGCGAATACACGGCGCTCGTCGCCGCCGGCGCGATCGCGTTCCGCGATGCGCTGCCGCTCGTGCGCTTCCGCGCGCAGGCGATGCAGACGGCCGTGCCCGTGGGTGAGGGCGGTATGGCGGCGATTCTCGGTTTGGACGACGACACGGTGCGCGCGGTGTGCGCCGAGGCGTCGGCGGCCGGCGTCGTCGAAGCGGTGAATTTCAATGCGCCCGCGCAGGTCGTGATCGCCGGGACGAAGGTGGGCATCGAGAAAGCCTGCGAGATCGCGAAGGCGAAGGGCGCGAAGCGCGCGCTGCCGCTGCAGGTGTCGGCGCCGTTCCATTCGTCGCTGCTGAAGCCCGCGTCCGACAAACTGCGCGAATACCTCGCGAACGTCGACGTGAAGGCGCCGCAGATTCCCGTCGTCAACAATATCGACGTCGCGGTGGCGTCCGATCCCGCGGCGATCAAGGATGCGCTCGTGCGCCAGGCGGCGGGTCCCGTGCGCTGGGTCGAATGCGTGCAGCACATCGCCGGGCAGGGCGTGACGCACGTGATCGAGTGCGGTCCGGGCAAGGTGCTGGCCGGCCTCACGAAGCGTATCGACGCCAATCTGGTCGGCGCGTCGGTGTTCGATCCGGCGTCGCTCGACGAAGCGCTCAAGCTCGTCGCCGCTTGA
- a CDS encoding MucB/RseB C-terminal domain-containing protein — translation MRTLQLNQAILGWRRLPALLLCAAALLSVQSAAFAQQPDDPVATPRSAAEWLDRIQQAAQQQNYEGTFVYQRGAYVQSSRIVHLASKGDGEYERVESLDGKPRTLLRHNDDLYTFVPERRLCVVERRQNKDSFPALLGASGEQVLSVYEPKSLGRDRVAGLDAQVVELVPKDAYRFAYKLWTDAKTGLLLRSQTLDADDHVLEQIAFSQLQLGAAAPSQKTAIAAGMRNLGGWTVVRPPVAPIDIEAQGWQIAPTVAGFRKIREVRRPMAARDASDPPIPVDQAVFTDGLATISVFIEPAEKNSRKEGAGSTGATHVLVKRRGDFWITVLGEAPPATLQQFASAIEYKASK, via the coding sequence ATGCGGACGTTGCAGTTGAATCAAGCCATCCTCGGATGGAGACGGCTGCCGGCGCTTTTGCTGTGCGCGGCAGCGCTGTTGTCCGTCCAATCCGCCGCCTTCGCGCAGCAGCCCGACGACCCCGTGGCCACCCCGCGCTCCGCCGCCGAGTGGCTCGATCGCATCCAGCAGGCCGCGCAGCAGCAGAACTACGAAGGGACGTTCGTCTATCAGCGCGGCGCGTACGTGCAATCGTCGCGAATCGTCCATCTTGCGTCGAAGGGCGACGGCGAATACGAGCGGGTCGAAAGCCTCGACGGCAAGCCGCGCACGCTGCTGCGCCACAACGACGATCTCTACACGTTCGTGCCCGAGCGGCGGCTTTGCGTCGTCGAGCGCCGCCAGAACAAGGATTCGTTCCCCGCGCTGCTTGGCGCGAGCGGCGAGCAGGTCCTGTCGGTCTACGAGCCGAAGTCGCTCGGCCGCGACCGCGTCGCGGGCCTCGACGCGCAGGTCGTCGAGCTCGTGCCGAAGGATGCGTACCGCTTCGCGTACAAGCTGTGGACCGACGCGAAGACGGGGCTTCTGCTGCGTTCGCAGACGCTCGACGCCGACGATCACGTGCTCGAGCAGATCGCATTTTCGCAATTGCAGCTCGGCGCCGCGGCGCCGAGCCAGAAGACTGCGATCGCGGCCGGCATGCGCAATCTCGGCGGCTGGACCGTCGTTCGGCCGCCCGTCGCGCCGATCGACATCGAGGCGCAGGGCTGGCAGATCGCGCCGACCGTCGCGGGCTTCCGAAAGATCCGCGAGGTGCGCCGCCCGATGGCCGCGCGCGACGCGAGTGATCCGCCGATTCCCGTCGATCAGGCCGTCTTCACCGACGGTCTCGCGACGATTTCGGTCTTCATCGAGCCCGCCGAAAAGAACAGCCGCAAGGAAGGGGCGGGCAGCACGGGCGCGACGCACGTGCTCGTCAAGCGCCGCGGCGATTTCTGGATCACCGTTCTTGGCGAGGCGCCGCCCGCGACGTTGCAGCAGTTCGCATCTGCCATAGAATACAAGGCTTCCAAGTAA
- the lepB gene encoding signal peptidase I yields MNFALILFVLVVLTGIAWVLDKLFFLPQRKKAADAAVAEFERQQERIGERFADENAPQTRARLREEKLRQPWWLEYTASFFPVILVVFVVRSFIVEPFKIPSGSMVPTLLVGDFILVNKFDYGLRLPITNQKITEGRPLQRGDVVVFRYPKDESVDYIKRVIGLPGDTVAYQDKKLTINGQPVPEAQLPDYFDEERMNYAKQFEETLGARKNAILNNPAVPPFVMGADDYPYRDNCQYDSRGVVCKVPPGHYFMMGDNRDNSADSRYWGFVPDKNIVGRAFFIWMNFSELKRIGSFN; encoded by the coding sequence ATGAATTTTGCGCTGATTCTTTTTGTGCTCGTCGTTTTGACGGGCATTGCGTGGGTGTTGGACAAGCTGTTTTTCCTGCCGCAGCGGAAGAAGGCGGCGGACGCGGCGGTCGCCGAGTTCGAGCGCCAGCAGGAGCGGATCGGCGAGCGCTTCGCCGACGAGAACGCGCCGCAGACGCGTGCGCGTCTGCGTGAAGAGAAACTGCGCCAGCCATGGTGGCTCGAATACACCGCGAGCTTCTTCCCGGTGATCCTCGTCGTGTTCGTCGTACGCTCGTTCATCGTCGAGCCGTTCAAGATTCCGTCGGGCTCGATGGTGCCGACGCTCCTCGTCGGCGATTTCATCCTCGTCAACAAGTTCGACTACGGCCTGCGCCTGCCGATCACGAATCAGAAGATCACCGAAGGCCGTCCGCTCCAGCGCGGCGACGTCGTCGTGTTCCGCTATCCGAAGGACGAATCGGTCGATTACATCAAGCGCGTGATCGGCCTGCCGGGCGACACGGTCGCGTATCAGGACAAGAAGCTGACGATCAACGGCCAGCCGGTGCCCGAGGCGCAGCTGCCCGACTACTTCGACGAAGAGCGGATGAACTATGCGAAGCAGTTCGAGGAAACGCTCGGCGCGCGCAAGAACGCGATCCTGAACAATCCGGCGGTGCCGCCGTTCGTGATGGGCGCGGACGATTATCCGTATCGCGACAACTGCCAGTACGACAGCCGCGGCGTCGTCTGCAAGGTGCCGCCCGGCCACTACTTCATGATGGGTGACAACCGCGACAACAGTGCCGACAGCCGCTATTGGGGCTTCGTGCCGGACAAGAACATCGTCGGTCGCGCGTTCTTCATCTGGATGAACTTCAGCGAACTGAAACGCATCGGCTCGTTCAACTAG
- a CDS encoding DegQ family serine endoprotease, which yields MMKLSLRTWLVAAAVAASAPFAAQSATAAPNATTAPAATGAAPAPRAGLPDFADLVEKVGPAVVNIRTTANVPADTRGALPPGLDNGDMSEFFRRFFGIPLPQPPGGQKNAPSTPDAPDTEQNRGVGSGFILSADGYVMTNAHVVDDADTIYVTLTDKREFKAKLIGVDERTDVAIVKISASNLPTVAIGDSNKVRVGEWVVAIGSPFGLDNTVTAGIVSAKGRNTGDYLPFIQTDVAVNPGNSGGPLINMQGEVIGINSQIYSRTGGFMGISFAIPIDEAMRVADQLKASGKVTRGRIAVAIGEVTKEVADSIGLPKAEGALVSSVEPGGPADRAGLQPGDIILKFNGRPVETASDLPRMVGDTKPGAKATVTVWRKGQSRDLPITIAEFPTDKAAKTDSRQAPQQKPRSNALGLTVSDLLPDQLKTLKLRNGVQIDAVDGPAARAGLQRGDIVLRVGDVDITSAKQFVDVTSKLDPQRAVAVLVRRGDNTQFIPIRPRQK from the coding sequence ATGATGAAACTCTCGCTGCGCACCTGGCTCGTCGCCGCAGCGGTGGCGGCCTCTGCGCCGTTTGCCGCGCAATCGGCGACGGCGGCTCCGAATGCTACGACCGCGCCCGCCGCAACGGGCGCCGCGCCCGCGCCGCGCGCGGGGTTGCCCGATTTCGCGGACCTCGTCGAGAAAGTCGGCCCGGCGGTCGTCAACATCCGGACCACGGCGAACGTGCCGGCCGATACGCGCGGCGCGCTGCCGCCCGGCCTCGACAACGGTGACATGTCGGAATTCTTTCGCCGCTTCTTCGGCATCCCGCTGCCGCAGCCGCCCGGCGGGCAGAAGAACGCGCCGAGCACGCCCGATGCGCCCGACACGGAGCAGAACCGAGGCGTCGGCTCTGGCTTCATCCTGTCGGCCGACGGCTACGTGATGACGAATGCGCACGTTGTCGACGACGCGGACACGATCTACGTGACGCTCACCGACAAGCGCGAGTTCAAGGCGAAGCTGATCGGTGTCGACGAGCGCACGGACGTCGCGATCGTGAAGATCAGTGCGTCGAACCTGCCGACCGTCGCGATCGGCGATTCGAACAAGGTGCGCGTCGGCGAATGGGTCGTCGCGATCGGTTCGCCGTTCGGCCTCGACAACACGGTGACGGCCGGCATCGTCAGCGCGAAGGGCCGCAACACCGGTGATTACCTGCCGTTCATCCAGACCGACGTCGCCGTCAACCCCGGCAATTCGGGCGGCCCGCTTATCAACATGCAGGGCGAGGTGATCGGCATCAACTCGCAGATCTACAGCCGCACGGGCGGCTTCATGGGCATCTCGTTCGCGATTCCGATCGACGAGGCGATGCGCGTCGCCGACCAGTTGAAGGCGTCGGGCAAGGTGACGCGCGGCCGGATCGCGGTCGCGATCGGCGAGGTGACGAAGGAGGTCGCCGACTCGATCGGCTTGCCGAAGGCGGAGGGCGCGCTGGTGAGCAGCGTCGAGCCGGGCGGTCCCGCGGATCGCGCGGGCCTGCAGCCGGGCGACATCATCCTGAAGTTCAACGGCCGTCCGGTCGAAACGGCGTCGGATCTGCCGCGGATGGTCGGCGACACAAAGCCGGGTGCGAAGGCGACGGTGACGGTATGGCGAAAGGGGCAGTCGCGCGATCTGCCGATCACAATCGCCGAATTCCCGACTGACAAGGCCGCGAAGACCGACAGCCGCCAGGCGCCGCAGCAGAAGCCGCGCAGCAACGCACTCGGCCTGACGGTCAGCGACCTGTTGCCCGACCAGTTGAAGACGCTCAAGCTGCGCAACGGCGTGCAGATCGATGCGGTCGACGGCCCGGCCGCACGCGCGGGCCTGCAGCGCGGCGACATCGTGCTGCGCGTAGGCGACGTCGATATCACGAGCGCGAAGCAGTTCGTCGACGTGACGTCGAAGCTCGATCCGCAGCGCGCGGTCGCGGTGCTCGTGCGGCGCGGCGACAACACGCAGTTCATCCCGATCCGGCCGCGCCAGAAGTGA